One window of the Trifolium pratense cultivar HEN17-A07 linkage group LG2, ARS_RC_1.1, whole genome shotgun sequence genome contains the following:
- the LOC123909485 gene encoding protein DOWNSTREAM OF FLC-like, with protein MAKIVLMLMSLSLISVLPLLTTAMFHVKGCVYCDTCRAGFETNATFYIQGARVGIRCQDRKTMNQVFYTEGVTDSTGTYNIIVETDHHDHICKTVLVKSPIAGCNTPDPGRNRSSIVLSHYKNGVLNHLHYANSMGYLMDEPLPQCQKLLKYYLSDSDI; from the exons ATGGCAAAAATAGTGTTAATGTTAATGTCCCTTTCCCTTATCTCTGTCCTCCCTTTACTTACTACAGCAATGTTCCATGTCAAAGGTTGTGTTTATTGTGATACATGCCGTGCCGGATTCGAAACCAACGCCACCTTCTACATTCAAG GTGCAAGAGTTGGAATTCGATGCCAAGACAGAAAGACTATGAACCAAGTTTTCTACACAGAAGGAGTGACAGATTCAACAGGAACATACAACATTATAGTTGAGACTGATCACCATGATCATATTTGCAAAACTGTGCTTGTTAAGAGTCCAATAGCAGGGTGTAATACTCCAGATCCGGGGCGAAACAGATCGAGTATTGTCCTTAGTCACTACAAAAATGGTGTTCTCAACCATCTTCACTATGCAAATTCTATGGGTTACTTGATGGATGAGCCATTGCCTCAATGCCAAAAACTCCTCAAATATTACTTGTCTGATTCAGATATTTGA